One Gimesia aquarii DNA segment encodes these proteins:
- a CDS encoding succinylglutamate desuccinylase/aspartoacylase family protein has translation MLNQKLFESFTIEGSQPGKHVLILGGIHGDEYEPMAAVRRLRTQISSEKLSGRVTLVPVVNQPAYERINRRGPDDLDLARTFPGSPEGSITQQIAHEVTQLIQAADYLIDLHTGGLYSNLAPFSGYTLHPDPAILEIQRHMARAFNLPVVWGTSAHLDGRSLSAARDHGVPAIYAEWGGGSGCDPKAVKGYATGCLSVLSALGMLDIPVEQKPILYHIEDDREESGHLQLQNHAPVAGFFEPAVQLMDQVQVGDVLGSICSVMGEEKTSVITNQTGVILGLRTLPYVEKDEWLAVILETEQARANNE, from the coding sequence ATGTTGAATCAGAAACTGTTTGAGTCGTTCACCATTGAAGGGAGTCAACCGGGAAAACATGTCCTGATTCTCGGAGGCATTCACGGTGATGAATATGAGCCGATGGCTGCGGTCAGACGACTGCGAACACAAATTTCGTCTGAGAAACTCTCGGGCCGCGTGACACTGGTTCCGGTCGTCAACCAACCCGCCTATGAGCGCATCAATCGGCGCGGCCCGGATGATCTCGATCTGGCACGTACGTTTCCTGGCTCACCAGAAGGATCGATCACCCAGCAAATTGCTCACGAAGTCACTCAGTTGATTCAAGCCGCGGACTATCTGATCGATCTGCATACAGGAGGCCTGTATTCAAATTTAGCGCCGTTTTCCGGGTACACGCTACACCCTGATCCGGCTATCCTGGAAATACAGCGTCACATGGCGCGTGCATTTAATCTGCCCGTAGTATGGGGTACTTCAGCACATCTGGATGGTCGCTCTTTGTCTGCTGCCCGCGATCATGGTGTTCCCGCTATCTACGCTGAATGGGGAGGGGGCAGTGGCTGTGATCCTAAAGCAGTCAAAGGTTATGCCACAGGCTGCCTCTCTGTCTTGTCAGCGCTGGGAATGTTAGATATTCCTGTTGAACAAAAACCAATTCTGTATCACATCGAAGACGATCGCGAAGAGAGTGGTCACCTGCAGCTTCAAAATCATGCACCGGTCGCAGGCTTCTTTGAACCTGCGGTGCAATTGATGGATCAAGTTCAAGTCGGCGATGTGCTGGGATCAATTTGTTCTGTCATGGGTGAGGAAAAGACAAGCGTCATTACGAATCAAACAGGAGTCATTCTCGGACTTCGTACGCTGCCTTATGTCGAAAAAGACGAATGGCTGGCGGTCATTCTTGAGACGGAACAAGCGAGGGCAAATAATGAATGA
- a CDS encoding SDR family NAD(P)-dependent oxidoreductase, whose translation MNERPVAMITGAAGGIGGETAVCFAERGYDCVLLALPTDELEPITNRIQKRGGEFLSCLGDLSDLEYAQSTVDQCISTWGRIDVLVNNAAWREITTLRNIELASWEKTLRVCLTAPAFLAKWCAVHMEPAGRGVIINVSSIQSQMAAGISPAYVAAKGALDSLTYELATLYGPSGIRALSVNPGAIDTAMGKDIATDDQQTTGAKIRQVSEDMIPLRRWAQPCEIAQTIAMLASEDASYLTGTSITVDGGWKQQCSPYSIKHLQFPHEFPAE comes from the coding sequence ATGAATGAACGACCGGTTGCCATGATTACGGGTGCAGCAGGAGGAATCGGTGGAGAAACAGCGGTCTGCTTTGCCGAGCGAGGCTACGATTGTGTGTTGCTGGCACTCCCCACAGATGAATTAGAACCGATCACTAATCGGATTCAGAAAAGGGGAGGAGAGTTCCTATCTTGTCTCGGTGACCTATCGGATCTTGAATATGCACAATCTACCGTTGATCAGTGTATCAGTACCTGGGGCCGCATCGATGTGCTCGTTAATAATGCTGCCTGGCGCGAAATCACGACACTCAGAAACATTGAACTGGCCAGTTGGGAAAAAACATTGAGAGTCTGTCTGACTGCCCCTGCGTTCCTGGCAAAGTGGTGCGCCGTTCATATGGAACCGGCAGGACGCGGAGTCATCATTAACGTATCGAGCATTCAATCACAAATGGCAGCTGGCATCAGCCCTGCATATGTCGCCGCTAAAGGAGCCCTCGATTCTCTCACTTATGAACTCGCGACATTGTATGGCCCCTCAGGCATTCGCGCACTCAGTGTCAATCCGGGAGCCATTGATACCGCGATGGGAAAAGACATTGCCACTGATGATCAACAAACAACCGGTGCTAAAATTCGCCAGGTCTCAGAAGATATGATCCCGTTAAGGCGCTGGGCACAGCCTTGTGAAATAGCGCAAACCATTGCCATGTTGGCCAGCGAAGATGCCAGCTATCTGACAGGAACTTCAATCACCGTCGATGGCGGCTGGAAGCAGCAATGCTCGCCTTACTCAATCAAACACCTGCAATTCCCCCACGAATTCCCGGCAGAATAA
- a CDS encoding N-acetylglucosamine kinase: MTLQSKRLILGIDGGGSKTLASLAVFSSRNEFQVVGQGRAGASNLNAVGLKSATTELELAIERAFESAKVSPRCVSYLCMGMSGAGRIEEKEAWTSWNQENRIGDRIKIVTDAETVLAAGTPGGVGISLIAGTGSLAYGKSQIGDIARSGGWGYLLGDEGGGYRIAMTAINAILKAVDGRGSETALQGSFLQTLGLPDPQSLIGFVYRSENNRSEIAALSKLVFEASEAGDPVARAILDQAVDDLAQLVSAVVFRLNFSSGGYTLALTGGTLLHQESYRDSLLERLAQFNVEPMSVECVDDPSLGAIRIAAELLNGST; this comes from the coding sequence ATGACTTTGCAATCGAAACGACTGATTCTGGGGATTGATGGAGGTGGTTCCAAGACGCTGGCTTCTTTGGCAGTTTTTTCTTCCAGGAATGAATTTCAGGTTGTGGGGCAGGGAAGAGCCGGTGCTTCCAATCTGAATGCAGTGGGCCTCAAATCGGCGACGACTGAACTGGAACTGGCAATTGAGCGCGCGTTTGAATCTGCTAAAGTTTCACCTCGGTGCGTTTCATACTTGTGTATGGGAATGTCGGGAGCAGGGCGAATCGAAGAAAAGGAAGCCTGGACAAGTTGGAATCAGGAAAACAGAATCGGTGACCGGATCAAGATTGTAACGGATGCCGAAACGGTATTAGCGGCAGGTACACCAGGGGGAGTTGGCATCAGTCTGATTGCGGGAACCGGTTCTCTGGCTTATGGGAAAAGTCAAATTGGAGATATTGCCCGTTCAGGAGGCTGGGGGTATCTTCTGGGAGATGAAGGTGGTGGATACCGGATTGCCATGACGGCGATCAACGCGATTTTAAAAGCCGTTGATGGGCGGGGATCAGAAACCGCGTTACAGGGTTCATTTCTGCAAACACTGGGATTGCCTGATCCGCAATCTTTGATCGGATTTGTGTATCGATCTGAAAACAATCGCAGCGAAATCGCCGCACTCTCAAAACTGGTCTTTGAGGCATCAGAAGCAGGAGATCCTGTTGCGCGTGCGATTTTGGATCAAGCGGTCGATGATCTGGCGCAACTCGTAAGCGCTGTGGTCTTTCGTCTCAATTTTTCAAGCGGTGGTTATACACTGGCGCTGACCGGAGGCACTTTGCTCCATCAGGAGAGTTATCGCGATTCATTATTGGAGCGATTGGCTCAATTCAATGTTGAGCCTATGTCTGTGGAATGTGTAGACGATCCCAGCCTGGGTGCCATTCGAATTGCTGCCGAGTTGTTAAATGGCTCTACGTGA
- a CDS encoding phage integrase SAM-like domain-containing protein: protein MYLQTLEPRNSSDVHFHNTRRTLERFTRYCQCATKRLSEITDYDLEEYLWLRKKDTWRGKPIKNVSLNNEIKMLNTCFAKAGPKEARGSGRANYGFVEHPPFINKLAHYSVTIRKGIF, encoded by the coding sequence ATGTATCTGCAGACATTGGAACCTCGAAACAGTTCCGATGTGCATTTTCACAATACTCGCCGCACACTGGAGCGATTTACCAGATACTGTCAATGTGCCACAAAAAGATTAAGTGAGATCACTGACTACGACCTCGAAGAATATTTGTGGTTACGCAAAAAAGATACCTGGCGCGGAAAACCCATCAAAAACGTTTCTCTCAACAATGAAATTAAAATGCTCAACACCTGTTTTGCTAAAGCAGGCCCCAAAGAAGCACGCGGCTCCGGTCGAGCTAATTATGGTTTCGTGGAACATCCCCCGTTTATCAATAAGCTGGCTCATTACTCGGTCACTATTCGAAAGGGTATCTTTTAA
- a CDS encoding mechanosensitive ion channel family protein, with protein MWSTLFAQEKDVIAPVDTMTRVNNVWKQVNEFLTTQGLNLALNIFVALLIFFVGKWIAGLLTRFCSRLMRQAKVDETLARFMANIINAILLVVVILAALSQLGINTTSLAAILAAAGFAVGMALQGTLGSFASGVMLILFKPFKFGDFIEAGGTSGVVEEIQIFSTHLRTVDNIAIVVPNAEITKGIIKNYSKKETRRIDLVIGCGYDDDLKTVKSFLEEVIRNEVRVLTDPEPVVAVNELGDSSVNFVVRPWVKNADYWDTRWDLIEAIKLGFDERGFNIPYPTRDLHLYNEASAASS; from the coding sequence ATGTGGTCAACATTATTTGCACAAGAGAAGGACGTTATTGCTCCCGTAGATACCATGACGAGAGTCAATAATGTCTGGAAACAAGTTAACGAATTTCTGACTACCCAAGGTTTAAATCTAGCTCTCAATATTTTTGTGGCATTGCTGATTTTTTTCGTGGGGAAGTGGATTGCCGGTCTGTTGACCCGTTTTTGTAGTCGGTTGATGCGGCAGGCAAAAGTGGACGAAACGTTAGCGCGATTTATGGCGAATATCATTAATGCCATTTTGCTCGTTGTGGTGATTCTGGCAGCACTTTCTCAATTGGGTATCAACACGACGTCATTGGCGGCAATACTGGCTGCAGCAGGCTTTGCTGTGGGAATGGCATTGCAGGGAACGCTAGGTAGCTTTGCCTCTGGGGTGATGTTGATTCTCTTCAAACCATTTAAATTCGGTGATTTCATCGAAGCGGGTGGTACTTCTGGGGTTGTGGAAGAAATTCAAATTTTTTCGACGCATTTGCGGACTGTTGACAATATTGCGATTGTGGTTCCGAATGCCGAAATTACTAAGGGTATCATCAAGAACTATTCTAAAAAAGAAACCCGACGCATTGATCTGGTCATTGGTTGCGGATATGACGATGACTTGAAAACAGTGAAATCATTTTTAGAGGAAGTCATACGTAATGAGGTACGAGTTTTAACTGATCCAGAACCAGTTGTTGCCGTGAATGAATTAGGAGACAGCAGCGTCAATTTTGTGGTGCGTCCCTGGGTTAAGAATGCGGACTACTGGGATACCCGCTGGGATTTGATTGAGGCAATCAAACTGGGCTTTGACGAACGTGGATTTAATATTCCTTATCCAACACGCGATCTCCATCTTTACAACGAAGCATCAGCTGCGAGTTCCTAA
- the murQ gene encoding N-acetylmuramic acid 6-phosphate etherase: MLDRLTTEQSNPHSDQIDSMNSLEIVQLMNAEDAKITAAVEKEAKTIATAIDLIANAFLKGGRLIYMGAGTSGRLGVLDASECPPTFNSPPELVVGLIAGGESALTSAIEGAEDHPEFAIADLNQIDFHQNDVLVGIATSGRTPYVIAGLKYAQEQGAQTIAITCNQENQLAEIANLTICPIVGPEVITGSTRLKAGTATKMVLNMLTTGAMVRIGKTYGNLMVDLRATNEKLVDRSIRILMAFTNLSREEAEPVLASCKGELKTAIVHVMRRVSPETARELLKQTQGHLRQVLEETA, encoded by the coding sequence ATGTTAGATCGATTAACAACGGAACAAAGTAACCCGCATTCGGATCAGATTGATTCTATGAACAGTCTGGAAATTGTTCAGTTAATGAATGCAGAAGATGCGAAAATCACAGCAGCTGTTGAGAAAGAAGCAAAGACGATTGCAACTGCGATTGATCTGATTGCAAATGCCTTTCTCAAAGGGGGCCGTCTGATTTATATGGGAGCGGGCACTTCCGGTCGGCTTGGTGTGCTGGATGCCAGTGAGTGCCCGCCCACATTTAATAGTCCTCCTGAACTCGTAGTGGGGTTGATTGCCGGTGGTGAATCGGCATTGACGAGTGCAATTGAAGGTGCCGAAGATCATCCCGAATTTGCGATCGCAGACCTGAATCAAATCGATTTCCATCAGAATGATGTCTTGGTAGGGATTGCGACCAGTGGGCGGACCCCTTATGTGATCGCTGGTTTAAAGTATGCACAGGAACAGGGAGCCCAGACAATTGCAATAACGTGCAATCAGGAAAATCAACTGGCAGAGATTGCGAACTTAACCATCTGCCCGATAGTGGGGCCGGAAGTGATTACAGGCTCAACACGCTTGAAAGCGGGGACAGCTACTAAGATGGTGTTAAACATGTTAACGACGGGTGCGATGGTTCGTATCGGTAAAACGTATGGGAATTTGATGGTTGATTTGCGTGCGACGAATGAAAAGCTCGTAGATCGGTCGATCCGCATACTGATGGCATTTACCAATTTGTCACGAGAAGAAGCGGAGCCGGTGCTTGCATCCTGTAAGGGAGAGTTAAAAACGGCGATTGTGCATGTGATGCGTAGGGTTTCACCAGAAACCGCGAGGGAGCTGCTCAAGCAGACCCAAGGTCATCTGCGGCAAGTACTGGAAGAAACGGCTTAA
- a CDS encoding peptidylprolyl isomerase produces the protein MPIRLRIILNISIIAMWFTSLTSISLFADEKKKQTNGSQKVLVTVNGHAITQADLDFAYLSRGIAGGTRSAKKQVLESLVDQRLIQDFLAQQKITVPPKQLDESVLKVQKLIHKKGDNPEQVLTKMGFTPEKLRAAIALPLSWNIYAKREITPAKIQEYFDQHREELDGTRVEASHILLKLPPNAKPETIQQAKQKLSDLREKILAEKITFAEAAAQHSEAPSKNEGGKLVTSAYRGKMPLALTQQVFALKEGNISVPFQTPFGVHIVTLNKKHSGQFSLEDVRGEIFQLLSRALWNKTIQKLRSSAKIEWNANSPK, from the coding sequence ATGCCAATTCGTCTTCGCATCATACTGAATATCAGCATTATTGCTATGTGGTTCACATCTCTCACTAGCATTTCGCTGTTTGCAGACGAGAAGAAAAAACAGACAAACGGTTCCCAGAAAGTGCTCGTCACGGTTAACGGCCATGCGATTACTCAGGCCGATCTGGATTTTGCTTATCTTTCCCGAGGTATAGCCGGTGGTACTCGATCTGCAAAAAAACAAGTTTTAGAAAGTCTGGTCGATCAACGTCTGATTCAAGACTTTCTCGCTCAACAAAAAATCACGGTCCCACCAAAGCAGCTTGATGAAAGTGTTTTAAAGGTACAAAAATTGATTCATAAAAAAGGGGATAATCCCGAACAGGTTCTCACCAAGATGGGGTTCACACCTGAAAAACTGCGCGCCGCGATTGCCCTTCCTCTGTCATGGAATATTTACGCAAAACGCGAAATCACACCTGCCAAAATTCAGGAATACTTCGACCAACATCGGGAAGAACTGGATGGAACACGCGTTGAAGCCAGCCATATCCTGTTAAAGTTACCGCCAAATGCGAAGCCGGAAACGATCCAACAAGCCAAACAAAAACTGTCAGACCTCCGCGAAAAAATCCTGGCTGAAAAAATCACGTTTGCGGAAGCAGCCGCTCAACACTCTGAGGCACCAAGTAAAAATGAGGGTGGAAAATTGGTGACTTCTGCTTATCGCGGCAAAATGCCACTGGCTTTAACACAGCAGGTATTCGCATTGAAAGAAGGTAACATAAGCGTTCCCTTCCAGACTCCTTTCGGTGTTCACATCGTGACGCTTAATAAAAAACACTCTGGTCAATTCAGCCTGGAAGATGTACGAGGCGAAATATTCCAACTTCTCTCCCGAGCACTCTGGAACAAGACGATTCAGAAATTACGCAGTTCCGCCAAAATCGAATGGAATGCAAATTCCCCGAAATAG
- a CDS encoding sodium:solute symporter has protein sequence MNIAIGTTDLIILGLYLVGVVLFGSWVGGKQKNLSDYLLGGKTLPWWAILGSIVATETSTVTFLSVPGITYEPGGNLQFLQLALGFIVGRFLVIVFLLPLYFRGEIYSAYEVLKKRFGGTTERVSSLAFIVMRTLADGLRLYLTALVLEKVVGIPLSTCIVIIGIGTIIYTCLGGMKSVVWNDCLQFVIYIAGAIFAFAVIIESLPNGWSDYQQFAITHHKLTMFDFSWDLANKYTFWAGLVGGLFLSMATHGADQLMIQRYLGSRSQRDAAKALGISGFVVFAQFALFLLLGIALAAFYTNFPPQTPFGKSDEVFASFIIDHLPIGIKGLTLAAVFAAAMSTLSSSLSSTTSALVNDFYLPLNSSQKQPEELVQTSRLFTALFGVAQITVGIASQSISDSVVGNVFSIAAISTGLILGIFFLATFSKQASQVSALLGFLVGLIVVLYVAFEMKTQVAWPWYTLIGATTVFIVGIGASRFLPEIQTAVEE, from the coding sequence GTGAATATAGCCATCGGAACCACCGACCTGATTATCTTAGGCCTTTACCTGGTCGGTGTGGTCCTGTTCGGTTCCTGGGTCGGAGGCAAACAAAAAAATCTGTCTGATTATTTGCTTGGTGGGAAAACACTTCCCTGGTGGGCCATCCTCGGATCCATTGTTGCTACCGAAACCAGCACAGTCACATTCCTCAGTGTTCCGGGAATCACTTATGAACCGGGTGGAAATCTACAATTCCTGCAACTCGCACTCGGTTTTATTGTAGGAAGATTTCTGGTGATCGTGTTTTTGCTCCCCCTTTATTTTCGCGGAGAAATTTATTCTGCCTATGAAGTCTTAAAGAAACGATTCGGCGGAACGACCGAACGTGTAAGCTCCCTTGCCTTTATCGTAATGCGTACACTCGCCGATGGCTTGCGACTCTATCTGACAGCACTGGTACTGGAAAAAGTCGTCGGCATTCCTTTATCAACCTGTATTGTCATCATTGGAATCGGCACGATCATTTATACCTGCCTGGGTGGGATGAAATCCGTTGTCTGGAACGACTGCCTGCAATTTGTGATCTATATCGCTGGTGCGATTTTTGCATTTGCCGTAATTATTGAATCACTGCCAAACGGCTGGAGTGATTATCAGCAATTCGCAATCACACATCATAAATTGACGATGTTCGATTTCAGTTGGGATCTGGCCAACAAGTACACCTTCTGGGCCGGGCTGGTCGGCGGTCTCTTTCTTTCGATGGCCACCCATGGCGCTGACCAGTTGATGATTCAACGCTATTTGGGATCGCGCAGCCAGCGCGATGCCGCGAAAGCGCTGGGAATCAGTGGTTTCGTCGTCTTCGCGCAATTTGCTCTGTTTCTCTTATTGGGAATCGCGTTGGCCGCCTTTTATACAAACTTTCCACCACAAACACCGTTCGGAAAATCGGATGAAGTCTTCGCTTCGTTCATCATTGATCATCTTCCAATAGGAATTAAGGGGCTTACATTGGCGGCGGTCTTCGCAGCCGCGATGTCGACACTTTCCAGTTCTCTCAGTTCCACTACGAGTGCGCTGGTCAACGACTTTTATTTGCCCTTAAACTCAAGCCAAAAGCAACCAGAAGAATTAGTTCAAACCAGCCGTCTTTTCACTGCCCTGTTTGGAGTTGCACAAATCACCGTCGGCATTGCCAGCCAATCGATCTCGGATAGCGTGGTCGGGAATGTATTCTCGATCGCAGCAATCTCGACTGGATTAATCCTGGGAATTTTCTTTCTCGCTACATTCAGCAAACAAGCTTCGCAGGTTTCAGCATTGCTCGGTTTTTTGGTCGGTCTGATCGTTGTTTTGTATGTCGCTTTCGAGATGAAAACACAAGTTGCCTGGCCCTGGTACACGCTAATCGGCGCAACAACAGTTTTTATTGTCGGGATCGGAGCCAGCCGATTTCTACCTGAGATACAAACAGCCGTCGAAGAATAA
- a CDS encoding YCF48-related protein, giving the protein MPFSTRINKKTPLRSTLIITIFVASLFFCSQSLLADTGSPSTGSPLLDDANLNAVQFLGTKTGWAVGDLGVIRKTEDGGRTWQFVTSPVQCPLTHICFLTNQIGWIAGGGTATYGHLNQGVLLFTKDGGKTWKELVQKRLPRLHYVRFFGMHEGIVVGDTSIQHASGVFKTTDGGKSWEDVTGYESIGYRTAAFFDVNTGVVAGTQGRLTLVGGGAVLPPRFPPQGLRGIHDVKLPMTAAGWMVGDGALLRKSENRGLVWEMPETALPDQLKDFVDFRAVEVRGNQVWVVGDPGTVIWHSADKGKTWQQQWTNQSAPLTAIHFVDDQNGCAVGTLGTILSTNDGGLTWRSNHASPRRVALMCVHAQPQQISFNMLSKYAGDQGYRSLVVLPVRRDLGPDGQPHQDLDLRLNESVTSVGGSMGKQDWRFPVQIPELEQNADRLIEEWNRHTEGRLASVTLSRFVAQLRTWRPDVLIIDQPQGKDAASTLVKDAVLQAVRYAADSTRYIEHREQAGLAPWKVKKVYLRLPPGSSGQTSVEADEYLARLGVTVSTAASSGKQILGKGIASEEERSVYRLIDVESADDKTKKMAIIGGTLFAGIGIAPGSDARRQLLPINGADEERNRKLAERQRNIKAFAVKLISDPIFSAQLMSHLKMITQGLTRRQAALQLEQLAQQYVANHDLQKAESTYQELVEQYPKEPEAVRAMLWLFQLWSSEEVAWQRSRQVPVERSRSTSSPNQKSNQVTNAARFSEKLPSPLLSTVKQVGQLNTGAPQNWRTQTAENWKKQALAAERWFKKQAPEFYESPEVQVPLASLYRLIGSHGKADDIFRAFHNPAANATWKNIARAENWLLHPASSPPRPVYLCRFTKSRPVLDGLLSDECWQEADEIRLSAKPLSNQENQAVSDRDRLSQPFVLLSYDKENLYIAASLPLKTGLDYPEPPDSGRIYDADLKLQDRLSFAFDIDRDYTTYYQLEVDHRGWTSDRCWVDRSWNPRWFVYREKDKQYWRTEIAIPLQELVPSAKLKRKTWGFSVVRILPAVGLQGWSHPLSSEPRPDTFGLMRFE; this is encoded by the coding sequence ATGCCGTTTTCTACCCGAATCAACAAGAAAACTCCGCTGCGTTCAACTCTCATCATAACTATATTCGTTGCGAGTCTTTTCTTCTGTTCACAGTCCTTATTGGCTGACACAGGATCGCCGTCTACAGGTTCGCCTCTGCTTGATGATGCCAACTTGAATGCCGTACAGTTTCTGGGAACGAAAACGGGTTGGGCTGTCGGCGATCTAGGAGTCATTCGGAAAACCGAAGATGGCGGACGAACCTGGCAATTCGTTACCAGTCCCGTACAATGTCCTCTCACACATATCTGTTTCCTCACAAATCAGATTGGCTGGATCGCCGGTGGTGGCACGGCCACCTATGGGCATTTGAATCAGGGTGTGTTGCTATTTACTAAGGATGGTGGCAAAACCTGGAAGGAACTGGTTCAGAAACGCTTGCCGCGCTTGCACTATGTTCGATTCTTCGGAATGCATGAGGGAATCGTCGTCGGCGACACTTCTATTCAACATGCAAGTGGGGTCTTTAAGACCACAGACGGCGGTAAGAGTTGGGAAGATGTCACTGGTTACGAATCGATCGGTTATCGCACTGCGGCATTTTTTGATGTGAATACAGGAGTCGTCGCAGGCACTCAGGGACGATTGACATTAGTGGGTGGTGGTGCGGTTTTGCCACCTCGATTTCCGCCTCAAGGTTTAAGAGGCATTCATGATGTGAAGCTCCCGATGACGGCAGCCGGCTGGATGGTCGGTGATGGGGCGCTGCTGCGAAAAAGTGAGAACCGGGGTTTGGTCTGGGAAATGCCCGAGACCGCTTTGCCTGATCAGCTCAAAGATTTTGTTGATTTTCGTGCTGTGGAGGTCCGGGGAAATCAGGTCTGGGTGGTCGGCGATCCGGGGACGGTGATCTGGCATTCTGCTGACAAAGGAAAAACGTGGCAGCAACAATGGACAAATCAGAGCGCGCCGCTGACAGCGATTCATTTTGTGGATGATCAAAACGGCTGTGCCGTTGGGACGCTCGGAACAATTTTATCAACAAACGATGGTGGTTTGACATGGCGTTCTAATCATGCAAGCCCGCGCCGTGTGGCTCTGATGTGTGTGCACGCACAGCCCCAGCAAATTTCTTTTAACATGCTCAGCAAATACGCGGGGGATCAGGGGTATCGTAGTTTGGTCGTACTGCCCGTTCGTCGGGATTTGGGGCCCGATGGCCAACCACACCAGGATCTGGATTTGCGATTAAATGAATCCGTCACCAGTGTCGGCGGTTCGATGGGAAAGCAGGACTGGCGGTTTCCCGTTCAGATTCCCGAACTCGAACAGAACGCAGACCGTTTGATTGAAGAATGGAACCGACATACGGAAGGTCGTTTGGCCTCTGTTACCTTAAGTCGGTTTGTCGCACAACTACGAACCTGGCGGCCCGATGTTTTAATCATTGATCAACCTCAGGGGAAAGACGCAGCATCGACTCTGGTGAAAGATGCCGTGTTGCAAGCCGTGCGCTATGCCGCTGATTCGACCCGGTATATCGAGCACCGCGAGCAAGCGGGTCTTGCACCCTGGAAGGTCAAAAAAGTTTACCTGCGATTACCACCGGGAAGTTCCGGTCAGACTTCCGTCGAAGCGGATGAATATCTCGCTCGACTCGGGGTGACCGTTTCCACGGCTGCTTCCTCTGGTAAACAGATTCTCGGCAAAGGGATCGCCTCTGAGGAAGAACGCAGTGTCTACCGTTTGATTGATGTGGAATCGGCTGATGACAAAACTAAAAAAATGGCGATTATCGGAGGAACTTTGTTTGCAGGAATCGGGATCGCCCCTGGTTCCGATGCACGCAGGCAACTGCTCCCGATTAATGGAGCCGATGAGGAACGAAATCGAAAGCTGGCCGAACGACAACGGAATATCAAAGCGTTCGCTGTGAAGTTAATCAGCGATCCGATCTTTTCTGCACAGCTGATGTCGCATTTAAAGATGATCACACAAGGTCTTACCCGGCGACAGGCTGCGTTGCAGTTAGAGCAACTGGCACAACAGTATGTCGCCAATCATGATCTACAGAAAGCGGAATCGACGTATCAGGAACTGGTGGAACAATACCCGAAAGAGCCAGAAGCAGTACGTGCCATGTTATGGTTGTTTCAGCTTTGGTCGAGCGAAGAAGTCGCCTGGCAAAGAAGCCGCCAGGTGCCTGTAGAACGTTCTCGATCAACGAGCTCTCCTAACCAGAAATCCAATCAGGTTACGAATGCGGCTCGGTTTTCGGAGAAATTACCTTCCCCTTTATTGAGTACTGTGAAGCAAGTAGGACAACTCAATACAGGGGCGCCTCAGAATTGGCGTACTCAAACCGCAGAGAATTGGAAGAAGCAAGCACTCGCAGCCGAGCGTTGGTTTAAAAAACAGGCACCGGAATTTTATGAATCACCGGAAGTTCAGGTTCCCTTGGCGTCCCTGTATCGTTTAATCGGCTCGCATGGTAAGGCCGATGATATCTTTCGTGCGTTCCATAATCCTGCCGCCAATGCGACATGGAAAAATATCGCGAGGGCAGAAAACTGGTTGCTGCATCCGGCAAGCAGCCCACCCCGTCCGGTTTACCTGTGTCGCTTTACGAAGTCGCGTCCGGTCTTGGATGGACTCCTCTCTGATGAATGCTGGCAGGAAGCAGATGAAATTCGTCTTTCAGCCAAGCCGTTGTCGAATCAAGAGAATCAGGCCGTATCAGATCGTGATCGTCTGAGCCAGCCTTTTGTGTTATTGTCTTACGATAAGGAGAATCTTTATATTGCCGCCAGCCTTCCACTCAAAACAGGTTTGGATTACCCGGAACCTCCCGACTCGGGGCGGATCTATGATGCTGATTTGAAATTACAAGATCGTCTCTCATTCGCGTTTGACATCGACCGAGATTACACAACCTATTATCAGCTGGAAGTTGATCATCGGGGCTGGACCAGTGATCGTTGCTGGGTCGATCGAAGCTGGAATCCGCGTTGGTTTGTGTATCGTGAAAAAGACAAACAGTATTGGAGAACAGAAATCGCAATCCCTTTACAGGAGCTAGTTCCCTCTGCAAAATTGAAGCGGAAAACCTGGGGGTTTTCAGTGGTGCGAATTCTACCTGCAGTGGGCTTGCAGGGATGGAGTCATCCGCTTTCATCAGAACCTCGCCCCGACACATTCGGGCTGATGCGCTTTGAATGA